The DNA region AGGTGACGCTGGTGAAAAGCATCCTGCTTGGCCTCTCATGGCTGGGCATGCTCATCTTCATCTTCTGGCAGGGCTACACACCGGAGATGAAGATGCTGGTGATCATCATCTCCACGGGCATCGGCCTGGAAGCGCTGGCCAGCTCCTTCTACGTGGCCTGCCAGGTGCTCGACCGCCAGGATGTGGAAGGCCGCTGGCGCTCCATAGCCGCCTTTGCCGGATACGGCTTCGGCATCGCCACCCTGGTCGGCGGCATGAACTCCGTTGTCGTTGCTTTTTATATGATGATCGAGACCACCATCGCCATCTCGGGCGCGGGCATGTCCATCCTGCGGCGCGCCAGGGCGCGCATCAAACCGGAGCAGATCAAGCTCATCTGGAAGACGTGGCGCGGCGGGCTGGTCTACACCCTCATGGCCATCGCCGCCATCTTCTACAACAAGCTCAATCTCTTCTTTCTCCAGAAATACGGCGGCGCCGTGGGCGTGGCCCAGTACAGCGTTACCTGGCAGCTTGTGGACGGCCTCTCCGTCATGGTCTCGGGCATGCTGCTGCGGCGGGTGCTCTTCCCGCTGTTCGTCAAGCTCTGGGTCTCCAACCGCCAGGAATTCTTCGACCTGGCGCGCAACACCTCGCGCTGGCTCATCGCCACAGCCCTGCCGGTCATGTTCATCCTGGCCGTGGAGAGCGACCGCATGATCCCCCTCATCTTCGGGGACGGCTACTCCGACGCGATCTGGATGCAGCGCTACCTGGTGGGCTGCATCTTCTTCGCCTTCATCCACAACCTGGCGCACTACCTGATGATCAGCATCCAGCGCGAACGGCTCCTGCTGATTTTCTACCTGCTGGGTCTGGCCTTCAATCTCGTCTGCTGCATCGTGCTCATTCCCAAGTACCCGCTCCTGGGCACGGCCCTCTCCATCGTCATGACCAAGGGCTTCGTGGCGCTGATGACCGTCACCTTCTGCCAGTTCCGTCTGCGCATGATCCCCCTGGCAGGAGTATTCCACATCGTCCTGGCCGTGGCGGCCGGCGCCCTGCTCTATGTGGTCGGAATCAAGTACCTGTTCCGCGAGGCCGGCGAGCTGCTCGCCCTGGCGCCCATGCTTTTCCTGGCCTGGCAGTGGCGGCGTTCCCTCACGCAGAGAACGCAGAGCATCATCTAAAAGCCGTTGCGACAATGCCCCGCCCACCCCGTGGCGGTGTAGGCATGTAGGGTTAGCGCCAGGAAGCCCGGCGGCATAGACGGTTTCGACCGTTCCACCGGTGCATTGCAGCGATAGTTTGAGGGAAGACTGCGCCAGCCGCCCTGTTCGACCTGTACGGATACTTAAAAGGACGAGCGCGTCACGCACCCTTGAACAAAACGTGCAGAGTGCTGTTCTGTGAGCCGCCTGAACGGCGGAGGTGGGAAAGCCTAGGGAATCAGCGACTCGATGCGGTCGGCAATGGCGTCGTTGCCAAAGAACTGATGGGTCGCGATGTTGGCGCGCATGACGTCCTGACGGGCCTCGAACTCCGGAATCCTGGCCGCCGCGTCCTCCATCCGCACGCTGTACATACCGATGCCCATGCGCTCCAGATACACGGCGTTTATGAACTGCTCGTAGAAGAAGCCGGTGGGGATGGCGTACACGGGCTTGCCCAGATAGAGCGATTCGCTGATGAGGTTGTGCCCGCCGTTGGAGATGACGTAGGCCGCGGTGCGCAGATCTTCCAGAAAGCCTGAGCGCGAGGTCTTGCGAAACACCACGTTGCCGCGCGAGGGCTGCTCCTCGAACCCGTACACGAACACCTTGCGCTGCACGGCATCCAGCACCGGAGTGAGCCTCTCCAGGGAGCCGCCCCGGACATAGACCAACACGTGATCGCCCAGCTCCGGAGCGTCCAACGCACGCACCGGCTTGTTCAGGATGGGCGGGTAAACCTCCGTGATTTCGGAGTCGAGTGCTTCCGGCCTGTAGAACGACGAGACAATGAAACGCTCCGCCGCGCTGTACAGGAAGCGGATAACGGAGTCGGAGCTGATGCGGTTCAGCCGCTGCTCCTTGGGCACTATGCACTGTGTGTGGGTCAGCACGTGCTGATGGTCCAGGCTGATGGCCGGGATACCAATCTTCTTTGCAGCGCGCGGCGTAAAGTACTCATAGTCCGTGATCGCGATGTCCGCCTTGAACTCCTCCATGATCTTCATCAGCCGGGCAACGTGTTCGCCTCGACGCAGAAGGATGGACATGGCGTTGCTCAGGGTGGCCCAACCGGCCACACGTCCGTCGCGCAGCACGGTTTCCAGCATGGGGAACTGCTCGTAGCGGAAACCCATGTCCGCGAAATCGCGCACAGTGCCGCCGCCCACAAAGCAGAGCTCGTGGTCCGGATTGCGCTCCAGCAGAGTCTGCATCACGGCCAGGGAACGGTTCACATGGCCGCGGGCGTCGCCCATGACGCCGTAGATTATCCGAGCCATGTGGACTCCCCGGGCGGTCCTTCGGCCAGCGCATTCTGGTAGACCAGCGATTCCACAAGAGTCGAGAACCGCTCCACCATCGCGCGCCAGGAAAATGCGTATTCGGCGCGTTTCCGGCCGCGCCGACCCATGGCGCGGCGCAGCTCGACCTCGGTCAGCAGCCGGCCAATGGCGTCGCCAAGAGCTTCCGGGTTGCGCGCCGGAACGAGCAGCCCTGTCTCGCCCTCGGCCACCATCTCGGGCAGTCCGCCCACCTGCGTCGCCACTACAGGCAGCCCGCAGGCCATGGCTTCCAGCACTACGTTGGGCATGGCCTCGCGTATGGACGGCAGCACCAGCATGCTGGCGCGGGCGTAAATGTCACGCAGATCGAGCTGCCCCGGTACGAAGCGGACGCGGTCCTGCGAAGCGCCTGCCGCATCCAGCAGCTTCCCGACGCGTTTGCGCAGATTGGCCTCCAGCGGACCGTCGCCCACCAGCCACAGCTGGGCATCCGGATGGTCCGCCGCAATGCGCGCGTACCCTGTCAGCAGGCTCGCGTGGTCCTTGTCTTCCACGAGACGCGCCACGCACAGCACCACCGGGCCGTCCTCGGCCTCCACGCGCTCCCGCTCTCCTTCCGGCGGCGGCGAAAAATAGCTCACATCCACGCCGTTGTGGATCACGCTGATATGCGCTTCCGGCACGCCGCACTCGGCAATGAGCCGCCGTTTGAGCTGCACGGTGTTCGTCATGTGGTGGTCCGCAAACCGCCAGAGCCATTTCTCGTGCTGGCGCTTGGGCGCGCCGCCACCGCGGCAGCTTCCCAGGATGAGCGGCGCTCCGACCAACCGACCCAGCAGCCGGCCCCAGATATTGGGCACGGCCGTCAGGGTGGTGAGGCAATGGGGCGGCCTTTGCCGCAATGTGGAGTAGAGACGATGCAGACTGCCGGGCGAGACGTACGAGGCGTCGCCCAGACGCACGACCGGAATGCCGTACTCACGGGCGATCGGGGCAAGATCCTCGCCCTTCTTGAGCACCCACAGCTCAGGGGCGAAACGCTCCCGGTCCAGACGGTGAGCGAGCTCAACGGTCTGGCGCTGGGTCCCGCCGAAATCGAGATCCTGGAGCAACAGGGCAAGGGAGAGCGGTCCGCCCTCCGGTGTCCCTCTCCGACGAACTACCATATGGTATGAGCCTTTAGTACCCCATAAGTCCGCAGCAGCGGCTGCACACGGGCATCAGGCCGTCCTGGGAGATGGACTTGCGGAACTGCTTGAAGCGGTCCGAGTTCCAGATCTCCGTGATGGTCTGATCCTTGACGTTGCCGACCACGTAGTCGTGGTAATCGCGGCACGGCGAGATGTCGCCGTTGGAGTCGATCTCGATAACCTGGAAGATAGAGATGCACTCGTCATAGCCGAAGCGCTCGGAGTGATCCGTGTAGTACTTCTCCAGATCCTCCTCGCCATCCAGATTGGGGATGAAAATGACAGGCGGGTTCTTGTAGCCCTTGGAGCGTGCGCGCAGCTCTTGGAACTGCTCGTTGAGCGCCTTGTAGTCCTGCGGCGTCCAACCGCCGATCCAGCCGCGGTGGAGCTGGGGCTCGAAGCCGAAGCGGCGCTCGAAGTCCTTGGTGTGCGCGTCGGCGCGCTCCTCGCTGATCCACCACGCCGGGTAGAATACGCAGAGGTCCACCTTGTCCTTGAACGCCTCGTAGATGTCCACGAGGTTGTTCGCGTTGTCGCGGGACACCGTGGTCAGGGAGGCGATGAGCGGCAGCTTCTTGTTGGCGCGGGCGCGAGCTTCCTGCAGGGCGTCGATGCCCTCGTTGATGGACTTGAAGCTGTTGATGCCCTGCGCACGACGGATGGAGTTGTGCAGCTCCTCGTTGTGGCCGTCGATGGAGATCTGGCAAAGATACATGGAGGAGTCGATGATGCGGTCGGCATACTGCGCCAGCTTGGTGCCATTGGTCACGATGGACGAGGGCATCTTCAGCTCCTTGGCCGTCTCCAGGAGATCCAGCCAGCCGTTGTACATGGTGGGCTCGCCGCCCCAGAGGTACAGGATGGGCCGGTGGCCGTGGGCCGCCAGATCGCGCAGCAGCTCCTGGTAGCGCTCCACAGGGACCTCGCACTTCTTGAGCTCCTTGAGGTTCTTCCCATGCAGGAAGCCGTGCTCGCCCCACTGGCCGCACATGATGCAGCGCAGGTTGCACAGATCGGTGATGCGGATGCTGACTTGGCGGATCTTGTTGGCGTCGCCTTCTCCGCCCTTGGGGCCGATCTGATTGAAGAAGGTCTTTTCGAGCTGGAGACCGGCGAGGGAGGAGTAGATCCAGGGGTATTTGTACAGACGGGATGCGAGTCGGAGAATCGAACCGCAACCGATAGTGCTGCGTTTTGACATGGGTCTATCTATATCCTTCGGAGATTGGAGGCGCCCTGCCGTTCAGCATCGGAGCGAGCCGGCAAGGTGGAGGGAACATCGGGGGCGCGCCCCGGCTTCCTCACTGTTGTATCGAAACGGACGGCGCCGGGTGACAAACAAACATACGAACGGACGGCCGTCCGGTGTACGACATCCAGACGGCGAAAGGTCATGTAACGCGCCCCGGGCCTCGCGTCAATTGATGTAATAATTCTTCTGCGCAACTCGCCGCAGCGCTCCGGTGCCCGCTGTTGGTACTTGTCTTGCGCGGCGCACATGCGTTACCGTAACAGATTAAAGACACCGGAATTCTCCCGGAATACCGCCATGCATGCACTTATCTACCGAAAATCCGTCCCTCGCTACCTGGCCTCGGCAGGAGCTGCGCGCCTGATGCGGCGCCGCTTTGTGCCCGCCCTGGCGCCCGTGGCTCTCATGGACATTCCCTTTGATCGCGAATCCCTTGCCGGGCGCGGCATTGGTCCGGAGTGGCTCATCCTTAAAGTGCGCATGTGCGGCATTTGCGGTTCCGACCTCAACCTGTTGCGCGGGGCCGAGTCCTATCTGATGGAGCCGTACGGCTCCTTCCCCATCGGCATGGGCCACGAGATCGTGGCCGAGGTGGCCGACGCCCCGGCCGGCTCCGGCTTTTCCGAGGGCGACCGCGTTGTGGTGGAGCCCACGCTCCACTGCGCCGTGCGCGGACTTCCGCCCTGCCGCTACTGCGCCCGGGGCGACTGGAACCTGTGCGAAAATTTCACCCACGAGGGGCTGGCGGCCGGGCCCGGCATCGGCTTCAACTCCGCCACCGGCGGTGGCATGGCCGAGCTGGTGGCCGCCCACCCGCTGCAATGTTTACGCGTGCCGGACTCCATGCCCGACGAGTTGGCCGTGCTGGCCGATCCTTTGGCCTCCGCCCTGCAGCCTGTGCTGGAGAACCGCCCGTCCGATGAGGATACTGTGGTGGTCTACGGCATGGGCGTGATCGGGCAGTTCCTGGTGCGCGCCTTGCGCGCCGTGGGCTCTTCCGCACGGGTCATCGCCGTGGCACGGCATCGCTTCCAGGCCGAGCTGGCCACGGCAGGCGGCGCGGATGAGGTGCTCATGAGCCCCTCGCGCAAGGACCTGGGCGC from Oceanidesulfovibrio marinus includes:
- a CDS encoding oligosaccharide flippase family protein; amino-acid sequence: MTDTQSSAGASHRIFRKFAYLFSAHGIRQALETVFLIYLARHSSETYGQFMLAISVGQIMLFVAEFGLNQHLATLLARKKHYPSVILMQVTLVKSILLGLSWLGMLIFIFWQGYTPEMKMLVIIISTGIGLEALASSFYVACQVLDRQDVEGRWRSIAAFAGYGFGIATLVGGMNSVVVAFYMMIETTIAISGAGMSILRRARARIKPEQIKLIWKTWRGGLVYTLMAIAAIFYNKLNLFFLQKYGGAVGVAQYSVTWQLVDGLSVMVSGMLLRRVLFPLFVKLWVSNRQEFFDLARNTSRWLIATALPVMFILAVESDRMIPLIFGDGYSDAIWMQRYLVGCIFFAFIHNLAHYLMISIQRERLLLIFYLLGLAFNLVCCIVLIPKYPLLGTALSIVMTKGFVALMTVTFCQFRLRMIPLAGVFHIVLAVAAGALLYVVGIKYLFREAGELLALAPMLFLAWQWRRSLTQRTQSII
- a CDS encoding glycosyltransferase family protein, with protein sequence MARIIYGVMGDARGHVNRSLAVMQTLLERNPDHELCFVGGGTVRDFADMGFRYEQFPMLETVLRDGRVAGWATLSNAMSILLRRGEHVARLMKIMEEFKADIAITDYEYFTPRAAKKIGIPAISLDHQHVLTHTQCIVPKEQRLNRISSDSVIRFLYSAAERFIVSSFYRPEALDSEITEVYPPILNKPVRALDAPELGDHVLVYVRGGSLERLTPVLDAVQRKVFVYGFEEQPSRGNVVFRKTSRSGFLEDLRTAAYVISNGGHNLISESLYLGKPVYAIPTGFFYEQFINAVYLERMGIGMYSVRMEDAAARIPEFEARQDVMRANIATHQFFGNDAIADRIESLIP
- a CDS encoding glycosyltransferase family 4 protein, with the translated sequence MVVRRRGTPEGGPLSLALLLQDLDFGGTQRQTVELAHRLDRERFAPELWVLKKGEDLAPIAREYGIPVVRLGDASYVSPGSLHRLYSTLRQRPPHCLTTLTAVPNIWGRLLGRLVGAPLILGSCRGGGAPKRQHEKWLWRFADHHMTNTVQLKRRLIAECGVPEAHISVIHNGVDVSYFSPPPEGERERVEAEDGPVVLCVARLVEDKDHASLLTGYARIAADHPDAQLWLVGDGPLEANLRKRVGKLLDAAGASQDRVRFVPGQLDLRDIYARASMLVLPSIREAMPNVVLEAMACGLPVVATQVGGLPEMVAEGETGLLVPARNPEALGDAIGRLLTEVELRRAMGRRGRKRAEYAFSWRAMVERFSTLVESLVYQNALAEGPPGESTWLG
- a CDS encoding radical SAM/SPASM domain-containing protein, with translation MSKRSTIGCGSILRLASRLYKYPWIYSSLAGLQLEKTFFNQIGPKGGEGDANKIRQVSIRITDLCNLRCIMCGQWGEHGFLHGKNLKELKKCEVPVERYQELLRDLAAHGHRPILYLWGGEPTMYNGWLDLLETAKELKMPSSIVTNGTKLAQYADRIIDSSMYLCQISIDGHNEELHNSIRRAQGINSFKSINEGIDALQEARARANKKLPLIASLTTVSRDNANNLVDIYEAFKDKVDLCVFYPAWWISEERADAHTKDFERRFGFEPQLHRGWIGGWTPQDYKALNEQFQELRARSKGYKNPPVIFIPNLDGEEDLEKYYTDHSERFGYDECISIFQVIEIDSNGDISPCRDYHDYVVGNVKDQTITEIWNSDRFKQFRKSISQDGLMPVCSRCCGLMGY
- a CDS encoding zinc-dependent alcohol dehydrogenase codes for the protein MHALIYRKSVPRYLASAGAARLMRRRFVPALAPVALMDIPFDRESLAGRGIGPEWLILKVRMCGICGSDLNLLRGAESYLMEPYGSFPIGMGHEIVAEVADAPAGSGFSEGDRVVVEPTLHCAVRGLPPCRYCARGDWNLCENFTHEGLAAGPGIGFNSATGGGMAELVAAHPLQCLRVPDSMPDELAVLADPLASALQPVLENRPSDEDTVVVYGMGVIGQFLVRALRAVGSSARVIAVARHRFQAELATAGGADEVLMSPSRKDLGAAVNARYLPTTLGGGNLEGGADVFYDCVGSPRSLEEGLVSLRGRGKYVMVGTADSAGGADISSLWFRALTMTGTVYYGHGEYGGERRRTYDLALEFLGDPAFASRGLLTHTYPLHEWRKAFQSVFDKRGSNSMKVAFDMRG